A genomic window from Syngnathus typhle isolate RoL2023-S1 ecotype Sweden linkage group LG18, RoL_Styp_1.0, whole genome shotgun sequence includes:
- the si:ch73-103b11.2 gene encoding early endosome antigen 1 isoform X4, with the protein MSVKENPCRKFQANIFNKSKCQNCFKPRESHLLNDEDLNQAKPIYGGWLLLAPEGTNFDNPLHRSRKWQRRFFILYEHGLLRYALDEMPSTLPQGTINMNQCSDVIDGESRTGQKNSLCILTPDKEHFIRAECKEIINGWQEVLTVYPRTNKQNQKKKRKVDPPTQQQRGQCLSTKDMNGHPEPGPAKVTVTSGGGGSLPSGIAGAERVPMSRATLWQEENRWSRATIPCSRSASCLSQLGQSQPDSTVTTQDDGGMMSSGRKVRVESGYFSLEKTKSEPSPKSAQNSQPAQPPQQLPLSSSTSSCSLGAPGHRYNSEPEGQIPPCPPSPGALASPSYSTVSSSQSSLDSEPSGATAAWEVRGGGSDACANSRGGRAGRQYAALSDVPRARRVTYREAFRAEKKQQELRARTRSPGREEVARLFGEERRRSQVIGRFKEERMDTSGSSEPSSDVTRVQRQGRSERRYLAFKPDTSSSEAGNERSVPDVSVSTFANLRRAKSLDRRVTESSMTPDLLNFKKGWMTKLYEDGMWKKHWFVLTDQSLRYYKDSIAEEASEVDGEIDLSTCYDVKEFPVQRNYGFQILCAEGACTLSAMTSGIRRNWIQAIMKNARPTVAPDVTRSVSEEKIQTQVLLEPCQQVKPEPSPCPGGPPDPDGPRQPTDNGAATPPSEARKSRVRERRREGRSKTFDWSEFKTEKKDKPANERADTVDHGSSLSATASRCSVSSSPVATSALQTRRVSDACPASTTEDNNASHLPNPVLVTSTLNTVSPAQPSLPDRQELGRMEVDRNEDGSGVKEEIEQRWHQVETTPLREEKQVPISTTTHNSDADRLPAHELAALLDKELGQKQKELDQLQRQNNLLKEQLEDALGREQSARDGYVLQSATPPTFSPWQHLHKLNQDLQGELESQKRKQDLAHQQIKTLKRSYTQAQSAADRHEADIQALQSKLASALAEISASEQAVARMRNELKLEQERSKEQEEEYGRSEATLRAQLKDSESRLREVEASLLERNQALRELEHQQALQRDHLREIQRLQDKLQEVTARLAATEEGQALKDERLRKEQLGLQECHERERQNLCRRLAEAESTQKEMEVRLGEAQQQVEALLRGRRGSAAIERNEELLKLQEELTQKSNTSEALRESVRRLEEERALLTRRCQELLNQIAEADREVNKLRERLRGEEADYCSLENSYERATREFQRISQFLREKEEEIRQTKETYERLMKRKEEDLKEALVKMTALGNSLEETEQKLQAKEDLLCRMTQPVEPDGAEQNLKAKLALAENRIAELERHLDALQLGYADLQLRRKHVQEQSPRGSLIPDEESPQSKTEDADEESRAKKPRIRFSNIQCQKYNYPDDCHNDDVNQTDFDSTPALCSPDTAFPHPSDSEKFISIVRALETKLLATEEKLKNLTRNLQERRSTHAEDQKTVQKDPLGCDHSGGSQITDPYAKALLCVETSRQKVKAFLSGSHDNSESQLHSLSQVEKELLSASAYIRHGQKTLEEVSLYGPQMQTAEALDQEAIHLFAKTLSFEALVLNKMASLLQTSESDLLQTLSAVWEDAEDIQSADCLAIVYADVLSRKLTLEAELRKEPEREATPRDGAKSQDVTAEPDVNATAVFNSVIKAEVSYSIRNLKLGYEEKVRLLQGQLAEAHRKLRERETALKAIIDASKRSDLKSVIKEVKSNFGSGKQKLADICPPELAPYAEQIQSQEARDLAEKILERHLDGVDSAESLQSAHRGLAAELRQQAEKLHEYAQEIQNTGKHPELAKMLSALFGPGTSHLFTSTSLCMREALIQAQVAYVACRLRWAHRRNVARCERTQQSMDALVQQHARSVRAIQEKYQTSLQRERHHLEQALEQLQKENATLKEEVGQRSTQLSKQQEQLAQLGEHFHIQVEELEHKHREELRRAEKDHTATELALSEAAVDSRQQLKDLLADMDVMKERHQSHVKTIQADFEQRIAGLRRIYEDQIVTVRSPMEEEEEGGAAKSEGQTVVLLRDRIQELETQMNTMRDELESKHLEGDVASLRAKYQRDLESLKATCERGFAAMEETHHKVVEDLQRQHQREISKLMEERERLLAEETAATIAAIEAMKNAHKEELEKNQRSQLSGLNSDIDELRLQYEEELQSIQRELEVLSEQYSQKCLENAHLAQALEAERQALRQCQRENQELNAHNQELNNRLSAEITRMRSSFSGETALSPTTQGKDVYELEVLLRIKESEIQYLKQEIHSLKDELQSALRDKKYTTDKYKDIYTELSIVKAKADCDIGKLKEKLLIATEALGERSVDGTVTSGYDIMKSKSNPDFTKKEQTTNSKPSRGVRSKSLKEGLSVQERMKLFEAKDSKNI; encoded by the exons ATGTCAGTCAAAGAGAACCCCTGTAGGAAATTCCAAGCCAACATTTTTAATAAGAGCAAATGTCAAAATTGTTTTAAGCCTCGAGAATCTCACCTGCTCAACGACGAAGACCTCAACCAG GCGAAGCCTATTTATGGAGGATGGTTGCTGCTCGCGCCAGAGGGGACCAATTTTGACAATCCCTTACACAGATCTCGG AAATGGCAAAGGAGGTTTTTCATCCTTTACGAGCACGGCTTACTCCGCTACGCTCTGGACGAAATG CCCAGCACTCTTCCCCAGGGCACCATCAATATGAACCAGTGCTCCGATGTCATCGACGGAGAGTCCAGGACGGGTCAGAAGAACTCCTTGTGCATCCTAACCCCTGACAAGGAGCACTTCATTCGAGCCGAGTGTAAAGAAATCATTAACGG ATGGCAGGAAGTTCTGACCGTGTACCCCAGAACGAACAAGCAGAATCAGAAGAAGAAGCGCAAGGTGGATCCGCCCACTCAGCAG CAGAGGGGGCAGTGTTTATCCACCAAGGACATGAATGGACATCCA GAACCGGGTCCGGCCAAGGTGACGGTGACCAGTGGCGGCGGAGGCAGCCTGCCCAGCGGCATCGCCGGCGCCGAGCGCGTCCCGATGAGCCGGGCCACTTTGTGGCAGGAGGAGAACCGCTGGAGTCGGGCCACCATCCCCTGTAGCCGCAGCGCCTCCTGTCTTAGCCAGCTGGGCCAGAGCCAGCCCGACTCCACCGTCACTACTCAAGATG ATGGTGGAATGATGAGCAGCGGACGCAAAGTACGGGTGGAGAGCGGTTACTTTTCCCTGGAAAAGACCAAGTCGGAGCCTTCTCCAAAATCCGCACAGAATTCCCAACCAGCGCAGCCACCCCAGCAACTCCCCCTGTCCTCGTCCACCTCCTCCTGTTCCTTAGGAGCTCCCGGTCACAGGTACAACTCTGAACCCGAAGGCCAAATTCCCCCCTGTCCCCCCTCCCCAGGAGCCCTCGCGTCCCCTAGCTACTCCACCGTCAGTTCCTCCCAGAGCTCCCTGGACTCGGAACCCAGCGGCGCCACCGCCGCCTGGGAGGTCCGCGGCGGAGGGAGCGACGCTTGCGCCAATAGCAGAGGGGGTCGCGCGGGCAGGCAGTACGCGGCGCTTTCGGACGTGCCGCGAGCGCGCAGGGTGACCTACCGCGAAGCCTTCCGTGCGGAAAAGAAGCAACAAGAGCTAAGAGCACGCACGCGGAGTCCCGGACGAGAAGAGGTGGCCCGGCTGTTTGGGGAGGAGCGCAG ACGTTCGCAAGTCATCGGCCGATTCAAGGAGGAGCGGATGGACACGAGCGGCTCCAGCGAACCGTCATCAGACGTCACCCGCGTGCAGCGACAAGGCCGCAGCGAGAGACGCTATCTGGCCTTCAAACCC GACACGTCGTCATCGGAAGCCGGGAATGAGCGCTCGGTCCCGGACGTGTCCGTCTCCACTTTTGCAAACTTAAGAAGAGCCAAATCGCTTGACCGCAGAGTCACCGAGTCCTCCATGACT CCCGATCTGCTGAACTTCAAAAAAGGATGGATGACCAAGCTCTATGAAGATGGAATG TGGAAGAAACACTGGTTTGTCCTCACAGATCAGAGTCTGCGCTACTACAAGGACTCCATAGCTGAAGAG GCTTCCGAAGTGGACGGCGAGATTGATCTTTCCACATGTTACGATGTCAAGGAATTCCCTGTCCAGAGGAATTATGGCTTCCAAATCCTG TGTGCAGAAGGCGCGTGCACCCTCTCAGCCATGACCTCCGGAATCCGCCGCAACTGGATCCAGGCCATTATGAAGAACGCTCGACCCACCGTCGCCCCCGACGTCACTCG ATCTGTCTCCGAGGAGAAAATACAAACGCAGGTGCTGCTGGAGCCGTGTCAACAGGTCAAGCCCGAGCCGAGCCCCTGTCCCGGCGGGCCCCCCGATCCCGACGGCCCCAGGCAGCCCACGGACAACGGGGCCGCCACGCCTCCCTCGGAAGCGCGGAAAAGCAGAGTTCGCGAGCGCAGACGGGAAGGCCGCTCCAAGACATTTGACTGGTCCGAGTTCAAAACCGAAAAGAAAGACAAGCCGGCCAACGAGCGAGCGGACACTGTCGACCACGGCTCGTCACTTTCCGCCACCGCATCCCGCTGCTCCGTTTCCTCCTCCCCAGTCGCTACCTCGGCCCTGCAAACCCGCCGTGTATCGGACGCCTGCCCCGCCTCCACGACAGAAGATAACAACGCGAGCCACTTGCCGAATCCCGTTCTGGTCACTTCCACCTTGAACACCGTCTCTCCCGCGCAACCGTCCTTACCTGATCGACAAGAGCTAGGGCGGATGGAGGTGGACCGCAACGAAGATGGGTCGGGCGTGAAGGAGGAGATCGAGCAGCGGTGGCACCAGGTGGAGACCACACCGCTAAGAGAGGAGAAGCAAGTGCCCATCAGCACCACGACACACAATTCCGACGCTGACAGACTGCCCGCGCACGAGTTGGCTGCACTGCTGGACAAAGAg TTGGGACAGAAGCAAAAAGAGCTGGACCAACTTCAGAGACAGAACAATTTGTTAAAGGAGCAGCTGGAAGACGCGCTGGGAAGAGAGCAAAGTGCTCGAGATGGCTACGTCCTGCAG AGTGCCACACCCCCCACCTTCTCGCCATGGCAACACTTGCACAAGCTGAACCAAGACTTGCAGGGCGAGTTAGAGTCCCAAAAGCGCAAGCAAGACCTCGCTCACCAGCAGATCAAAACACTCAAACGGAGCTACACCCAAGCCCAGAGCGCCGCCGACCGCCACGAGGCGGATATTCAAGCCCTGCAGTCCAAGCTGGCGTCCGCCTTGGCTGAAATCTCAGCCAGCGAACAAGCCGTGGCTCGTATGCGCAATGAGCTCAAGCTGGAGCAAGAGCGATCCAAGGAGCAAGAAGAGGAATACGGACGCAGCGAAGCCACCTTGCGAGCCCAGCTCAAAGACAGCGAAAGCAGACTCCGTGAGGTGGAGGCCAGCCTTTTAGAGAGGAACCAGGCCCTCCGGGAGCTGGAGCACCAGCAGGCCCTGCAGCGAGACCACCTGAGAGAAATCCAGAGGTTACAGGATAAACTGCAAGAGGTGACCGCACGACTGGCCGCCACAGAAGAAGGGCAGGCGTTGAAGGACGAGCGCCTGAGAAAGGAGCAGCTTGGCCTTCAAGAATGCCACGAGAGGGAAAGACAGAATCTGTGCAGGAGGTTAGCTGAAGCGGAGAGCACGCAGAAGGAAATGGAGGTCAGACTAGGGGAGGCCCAACAGCAGGTGGAGGCCCTGTTAAGGGGCCGGCGGGGCTCGGCGGCAATCGAGCGCAATGAGGAATTGCTCAAGTTGCAGGAAGAGCTCACCCAAAAGAGCAATACGTCGGAGGCCCTGAGAGAGAGCGTCCGTCGACTGGAAGAAGAGAGAGCTCTGCTCACGCGCCGTTGTCAGGAGCTCCTCAACCAGATTGCCGAGGCGGACCGGGAGGTCAACAAACTCCGCGAGCGCCTCCGAGGCGAAGAGGCGGATTATTGCTCTCTGGAAAACTCGTACGAGAGGGCCACCCGGGAGTTTCAGAGGATCAGCCAATTCCTCCGGGAAAAAGAGGAGGAGATCCGTCAGACTAAGGAAACGTACGAACGGCTGATGAAGCGCAAAGAGGAGGACTTGAAAGAGGCTCTGGTTAAAATGACCGCGCTGGGCAACAGCTTGGAAGAAACGGAACAGAAGCTCCAAGCTAAGGAGGATCTTCTCTGTCGCATGACGCAACCGGTCGAGCCCGACGGCGCTGAGCAAAATCTAAAAGCCAAGCTGGCGCTCGCGGAGAATCGCATCGCCGAACTGGAGCGGCACCTCGACGCGCTGCAGCTCGGCTACGCCGATCTCCAACTCAGGAGGAAACACGTCCAAGAACAGAGCCCGCGGGGAAGTTTGATTCCAGATGAGGAGAGCCCGCAGTCCAAAACAGAGGACGCAGACGAGGAGTCCCGAGCCAAGAAACCGAGAATCCGTTTTTCCAATATTCAGTGCCAAAAGTATAACTACCCGGACGATTGCCATAACGATGATGTTAACCAGACAGACTTTGATTCCACTCCAGCACTTTGCTCCCCCGATACAGCCTTCCCGCATCCCAGTGATTCCGAGAAGTTTATCTCCATCGTACGTGCCCTGGAAACTAAACTGCTTGCCACGGAGGAAAAGCTCAAAAATCTCACTCGAAATCTCCAGGAGCGTCGTTCCACACACGCCGAAGATCAGAAGACGGTCCAAAAGGATCCTTTAGGTTGCGACCACAGCGGCGGCTCTCAGATAACGGATCCTTACGCCAAGGCCCTCCTTTGCGTGGAAACGAGTCGGCAGAAAGTCAAGGCCTTTTTGTCGGGCTCTCACGATAACTCTGAGTCACAGCTTCACTCCTTGTCACAAGTGGAGAAAGAACTTCTCAGCGCATCGGCGTACATCCGCCACGGCCAGAAGACCTTGGAGGAAGTGTCGCTGTACGGCCCTCAAATGCAGACCGCGGAAGCTTTGGATCAAGAAGCAATTCACCTCTTTGCCAAAACGCTGTCTTTCGAAGCGCTCGTTCTGAATAAAATGGCCTCGCTTCTCCAGACGTCCGAGTCGGACCTTCTCCAAACGCTAAGCGCCGTTTGGGAAGACGCGGAGGACATTCAAAGCGCCGATTGTTTAGCAATCGTTTACGCCGACGTCTTGAGCAGAAAGTTGACGTTAGAGGCCGAATTGCGGAAAGAGCCGGAGAGGGAGGCGACACCCCGGGACGGCGCCAAATCGCAAGACGTTACGGCTGAGCCGGACGTCAATGCCACAGCCGTCTTTAATAGCGTCATCAAAGCAGAAGTGTCCTACTCCATTCGAAACCTGAAGCTCGGCTACGAAGAGAAAGTCCGGCTACTTCAAGGGCAGCTGGCCGAAGCCCACCGCAAACTCCGTGAAAGGGAAACGGCCTTGAAAGCCATCATCGACGCATCCAAGAGGTCCGATTTAAAAAGCGTGATCAAAGAAGTCAAGAGCAACTTTGGCTCGGGCAAACAAAAGTTAGCCGACATCTGCCCGCCCGAACTGGCGCCGTACGCCGAGCAGATCCAATCGCAGGAAGCCCGCGACCTGGCCGAAAAAATCCTCGAGCGCCATCTGGACGGCGTCGACTCGGCCGAGTCTCTTCAAAGCGCCCATCGCGGCTTGGCCGCCGAGCTTCGACAACAAGCGGAAAAGCTCCACGAGTACGCTCAAGAAATACAAAACACCGGGAAGCACCCCGAGCTGGCCAAAATGCTCTCTGCGCTTTTCGGGCCCGGGACATCCCACCTTTTCACGAGCACGTCACTTTGCATGCGCGAAGCTCTCATCCAGGCTCAGGTGGCCTACGTGGCGTGCAGGCTGCGATGGGCTCACCGACGAAACGTGGCCCGCTGCGAGCGGACGCAGCAGAGCATGGACGCTCTGGTGCAGCAGCACGCCCGCAGCGTCAGGGCCATTCAAGAGAAATACCAAACATCTCTCCAGCGGGAGCGCCACCACTTAGAGCAGGCCCTGGagcagctccagaaggagaacGCCACCCTCAAGGAGGAAGTGGGCCAACGTTCGACACAACTGTCAAAACAGCAAGAGCAGCTGGCCCAACTGGGGGAACATTTTCACATCCAAGTGGAAGAGCTGGAGCACAAACACCGGGAAGAGCTACGCCGAGCTGAGAAAGACCACACCGCGACAGAGCTGGCTCTCTCGGAGGCGGCAGTGGACAGCCGGCAACAGCTGAAGGacctgctggccgacatggACGTCATGAAGGAGCGGCACCAGAGTCACGTCAAAACGATCCAGGCCGACTTTGAGCAGAGAATCGCCGGGCTTCGGCGGATCTACGAAGACCAGATTGTCACCGTGCGGTCTCCgatggaagaggaggaagaaggcgGGGCGGCCAAGTCCGAGGGGCAGACCGTGGTTCTTCTGAGGGACAGGATCCAGGAACTGGAGACTCAGATGAACACCATGAGGGACGAACTGGAGAGCAAGCACCTGGAAGGAGATGTGGCCAGCCTGAGGGCGAAATACCAGCGAGACCTTGAAAGTCTGAAG GCCACGTGCGAGCGCGGCTTTGCAGCGATGGAGGAGACCCACCACAAGGTGGTTGAAGACCTCCAAAGGCAGCATCAGAGAGAGATCTCCAAACTGATGGAGGAACGAGAGAGGCTCCTGGCTGAGGAGACTGCTGCTACCATTGCTG CTATTGAAGCTATGAAGAATGCACACAAGGAGGAACTGGAGAAGAACCAGCGCTCCCAGCTCAGCGGCCTCAACTCTGATATTGATGAACTTCGATTACAATACGA GGAGGAGCTGCAGTCCATCCAGAGGGAGCTGGAGGTTTTGTCCGAGCAGTATTCTCAGAAATGTCTGGAGAACGCCCACTTGGCTCAGGCCCTGGAGGCCGAGCGGCAGGCCCTCAGGCAGTGCCAGCGAGAGAACCAGGAGCTCAACGCTCACAACCAG GAATTGAATAATCGTCTGAGCGCCGAGATCACGCGGATGCGCTCGTCTTTCAGCGGCGAGACGGCGCTGTCGCCCACCACGCAAGGCAAAGACGTCTACGAACTGGAG GTGCTGCTTCGGATCAAGGAGTCCGAGATTCAGTATCTGAAACAGGAAATCCACTCTTTGAAGGATGAGCTGCAGTCGGCGCTCCGG GACAAGAAGTACACCACGGACAAATATAAAGACATCTATACGGAGCTGAGCATTGTCAAAGCAAAGGCCGACTGCGATATCGGAAAACTGAAGGAGAAGCTGCTCATTGCCACCGAAGCGTTAGGCGAGAGGAGCGTGGACGGGACCGTTACTTCAGGATACG ACATCATGAAATCCAAAAGTAACCCTGACTTCACGAAAAAAGAACAAACGACAAACTCCAAGCCATCCAGGGGTGTCAGGTCAAAG AGCCTGAAAGAGGGACTGAGCGTGCAAGAgcgcatgaagctgtttgaggcAAAAGATTCCAAAAACATCTGA